In one window of Borrelia anserina Es DNA:
- the cmk gene encoding (d)CMP kinase, with the protein MIIAIDGPSASGKSSVAKALGMRLGFKFISSGYLYRIITLIAQRFTLNEYDLLSENKILELISKNDIEFNGVDFLLNGINVTSHILNEKIDLQVSFYSSYIGVRNIVNKKLREIVKFKDDDYIIEGRDITTVVFPEASIRIYLDASVKVRALRRYDQRDNASTLNKLEQALERRDEIDQNREYGKLKLDKEVFYIDSSYKCLDDVCDVIMKTFNLKKK; encoded by the coding sequence ATGATAATAGCAATTGATGGTCCTTCAGCTTCGGGGAAAAGTTCGGTTGCGAAAGCGTTAGGAATGCGTTTGGGTTTTAAGTTTATTAGTTCCGGTTATTTGTATAGAATAATAACTTTAATTGCTCAAAGGTTTACTTTAAACGAATATGATTTACTTAGTGAAAATAAAATTTTGGAGCTTATATCAAAAAATGATATTGAATTTAATGGTGTTGATTTTTTGCTTAATGGTATAAATGTTACGAGTCATATTTTAAATGAAAAAATAGATCTTCAGGTTTCTTTTTATTCTTCTTATATAGGTGTTAGGAATATTGTGAATAAAAAATTAAGAGAAATAGTTAAATTCAAGGATGATGATTATATAATAGAAGGTAGAGATATTACTACTGTGGTATTTCCAGAAGCTAGTATTAGAATATATCTAGATGCTTCTGTTAAAGTGAGAGCTTTAAGACGGTATGATCAGAGGGATAATGCTTCAACCTTAAATAAGTTAGAGCAGGCATTAGAGAGACGAGATGAAATTGATCAAAATAGAGAGTACGGTAAATTGAAATTAGATAAAGAAGTTTTTTATATTGATTCAAGCTATAAGTGCTTGGATGATGTATGTGATGTTATCATGAAGACGTTTAATTTGAAAAAAAAGTGA
- a CDS encoding 30S ribosomal protein S1: MENQEDLQESYLKVLEKVELGSSVSGVVINVMKDYVLVDIGYKSEGFIKIDEFETIPKIGDEIDAIVTKVGGELGLGLSVSKLDSINLQDKIDEYIANKKVLKGKILVELSSGYKVQVNENITGFMPSYLSSMSKDEKLKRGSIVEFYVVQSDKTDNNLRLILDRRTLERERELLKKREIVSSYSEGDIVDGIVERITSYGAIIKVKNLVLGILHKRNIAFNRVDNVEDFIHVGDKLRLKIIKLSVNTGKMELSLKALKTNPWDSVESRYKLESIVKGKVAKILPFGVVVELDSEISGFLHISNFSWVRVIKSPQELVKVGQIVEVKILDIDKDNQRISLGIKQINENPWHSLAERCAVGKVVQGVVKNITKTGAFVSIEEGIDAYISKFDISWLDEINPEEYFKLGSLISGKVIEFDAKKQNIRLGIKQLEENPWDDFSKSYKKGDTLEVEIVEKKSKGIQVRVYGKIMGFISKIQLGVTKESSLETFENLNVGDKLKVIITNIDFKNKLVLLSYRAYKEQKSSEEISSYLFKEDDEESYKPFANLLKRNADV, from the coding sequence ATGGAAAATCAAGAAGATTTACAAGAAAGTTATTTAAAGGTTCTTGAAAAAGTAGAACTGGGTAGTAGTGTTTCTGGTGTTGTTATAAACGTTATGAAAGATTATGTGCTTGTAGATATTGGTTATAAGTCTGAAGGTTTTATTAAGATCGATGAATTTGAAACTATTCCAAAGATTGGGGATGAGATTGATGCAATAGTTACAAAAGTAGGAGGAGAGTTAGGATTAGGTCTTAGTGTTTCAAAGCTTGATTCTATCAATTTACAAGATAAGATTGATGAGTATATTGCAAATAAAAAGGTGCTTAAAGGCAAGATTTTAGTTGAACTTTCAAGTGGTTATAAAGTTCAAGTTAATGAAAATATTACTGGATTTATGCCATCTTATTTGAGTTCTATGTCTAAAGATGAAAAATTAAAAAGAGGGTCAATCGTTGAGTTTTATGTTGTCCAATCAGATAAAACAGATAATAACCTTAGGCTTATTCTTGATAGACGAACTTTAGAGCGAGAGCGGGAGCTTTTGAAGAAGAGAGAAATTGTTAGTTCTTATAGTGAGGGAGATATAGTTGATGGTATTGTTGAAAGAATTACAAGTTATGGTGCTATTATAAAGGTTAAAAATCTTGTTTTGGGAATATTGCATAAAAGGAATATTGCATTTAATCGTGTTGATAATGTTGAGGATTTTATTCATGTTGGTGATAAGTTAAGGTTGAAAATTATTAAGTTAAGTGTTAATACAGGAAAGATGGAGTTGTCTCTTAAAGCTTTAAAGACAAATCCTTGGGATTCTGTTGAATCTAGGTATAAGCTTGAGAGTATTGTTAAGGGCAAGGTTGCCAAGATATTACCTTTTGGTGTTGTGGTTGAACTTGATAGTGAGATATCAGGATTTTTGCATATAAGCAATTTTTCTTGGGTAAGGGTAATAAAAAGCCCTCAAGAATTAGTTAAGGTCGGACAAATCGTAGAAGTTAAGATTTTGGATATAGATAAAGACAATCAAAGAATATCTTTAGGTATTAAGCAAATTAATGAAAATCCATGGCATAGTTTAGCTGAGAGGTGTGCTGTTGGCAAGGTTGTTCAGGGTGTTGTTAAAAATATTACAAAAACTGGTGCTTTTGTAAGTATTGAAGAGGGCATAGATGCATATATTAGTAAATTTGATATTTCTTGGTTGGACGAAATTAATCCTGAGGAATACTTTAAATTGGGAAGTTTAATTAGTGGTAAGGTAATTGAATTTGATGCAAAGAAGCAAAACATTAGGTTGGGAATTAAACAGTTAGAAGAAAATCCTTGGGATGATTTTTCTAAGAGTTATAAGAAGGGTGATACTCTTGAAGTTGAAATTGTAGAGAAGAAATCTAAAGGAATTCAGGTAAGGGTTTATGGTAAAATAATGGGATTTATTAGTAAAATTCAACTTGGAGTTACAAAAGAGTCTAGTTTAGAAACTTTTGAAAATTTAAATGTTGGAGACAAGCTTAAAGTTATAATTACTAATATTGATTTTAAAAATAAGTTAGTTTTACTTTCTTATAGGGCGTATAAGGAGCAAAAATCGAGTGAAGAAATTTCTTCTTATTTATTTAAAGAAGATGATGAAGAATCTTATAAGCCATTCGCGAATTTATTAAAGAGGAATGCTGATGTTTAA